CTTTCATTAAAAAGTGTGGATGGATTAACTTTTGAGGATGCCAAGTATCGCATGACAGAGTTGATAGGTCTAGAAGCAGAGCGGTTTGGATTTTTGGAAGATAGTGAACATCTGTCAGAAAATGAGAAAAAACGATACAAAGCTATTATTTCATTAAATAATGGTATGAATACAATGAATGAAAAAATGCTGATATCAAGCCTTCAGGTTTTGTCGCAATTATTGTACAAGCATTTTGGAAAAAAGGTGATCATTTTGATTGATGAGTATGATGTCCCTTTGGATAAGGCTTTTCAGAATGGCTTTTACAGAGAGATGGTGTCATTGATCAGAGGTCTTTTCGGAATGGCGTTGAAGACCAATGATAGTTTACAGTTTGCGGTTTTGACAGGTTGTATGCGGATTTCTAAGGAAAGCATCTTTACAGGTCTTAATAATTTTGAGGTTTTATCAATCTTGAATGATCAGTATGATGAGAGTTTTGGATTTACAGATGCTGAGGTCAAAAAAATATTGAATGATTACAATCTTAAAGATCATTATTTAGAAGTCAAAGAGTGGTATGACGGTTATCATTTTGGAAATATTGATATATATTGTCCATGGGATGTAATTCAATATTGTAAAAGCTTATATTTAGATGTTTCTGCTAAGCCACAGGATTTCTGGTCCAACTCAAGTGGTAATGCTATCGTTCGTAGATTTATAGACAAGGCTGATATATCGACTAGAAACGAGATAGAACGTTTAATAGCAGGAGAGAGTATTGCAAAGGATGTTGTATCAGAACTCACTTATGATGAGATTGATAAAAGCATTGAAAATTTATGGAGTGTGCTTTTTACGACAGGATATCTGACACATAAAGGTTGTACAGAAAGTGGAAAATACCGTCTGGTAATTCCGAATAAAGAGGTTAGAAATCTTTTCGTAAAAAAAATCAGAGAGTGGTTTTCTGATGTATCAAGAAATGATGGAAAAACATTGGAAGAGTTTTGCAGTGCATTTGTAGATAAAGATTCCGAAAAGATAGAACAGATTTTTGGAGACTATCTCTGGAATACCATCAGTATACGTGACACAGCGGTGGCAAAAGAAAAGAAGGAAAATTTTTATCACGGTATTTTGCTTGGACTTCTAGGATACAAATCAAACTGGCTGATTAAGTCAAATGCAGAATCAGGAATTGGTTACAGTGATATATTAGTGGAGGTTCCGACCAATAGAACAGGAATTGTGATTGAGATAAAGTATGCAGAGGACGGAGATCTGGATGCAGCATGTGAAAAGGCATTAAAACAGATTGAAGAGAAAGATTATGTGGCAAAACTAAAACAGGATGGTATGAAAAATTTTATCAAATATGGAATTGCTTGTTTTAAGAAAATATGCAAAGTTGTAGTTGAATAGTAAATTGTAGTTTGAAGACAGAAATTATTGGTGGAATATTATAAAAAGAGATCATGTGCATGCAACCCACTCGCGTTCGGACTCCCACGTAGCTGTACTAAGCTTCTGAATGGTCTAACGACCATCCACTCGCTAAGTGCAGACGTGTCCGTACGGTTGCTGACACATGATCTCTTTTTATAATATTCAAATAATTTACGTGATTCAAATCACTATACAGTGTGTATGTTATATGATATTGATTAACAATTTTTGTATTCGTAAACGGGAATTTAAAGAGATGCATAAGCACCGATTTATCGAGATGTTTGGGAATATAATAAACACTTATCTTCTGTCTTGAAAAAATTAATTTACATCCAATATCATTCTCCATGCACATTCGGTAGTGGTTTCGATTACGTAAATTATTTGAATATTATAAAAAGGGTTATCTGTCTGAGACCGTAGGAACACGCCTGCACTTAGTGAGTGGATGGTCGTTAGACCATTCAGGAGCTTAGTACAGCTGCGTGTGAGTCGAGCGAGAGCACGTCGCAGACAGATAACCCTTTTTATAATATTCCACCAATAATTTCCGTCATCAAACCAGCAAATTAAAATTTCTATGTAGTATCATATAATAATTCCGTATATATAACCAGATGATCATCAAAATAAACAAAGGAAGGGCAAGGATATGGAAGATCAAAAGATCATAGATCTATATACAAACCGTGAAGAAAGAGCAATTCACGAAACAGATAAAAAATACGGACGATTATGTACAAGCATTTCCATGGGAATCTTAAATGATATCAGAGACAGTGAAGAATGTGTCAGTGATACATGGCTTACCTTGTGGAATCAGATACCGCCCAAGAAACCGAATCCATTCAAAGCGTATATCTGCAGGATCATAAAAAATCTATCATTAAAACGCTATGAATATCATCATGCAAAAAAGAGAAACAGCCAGTATGATCTTTCACTGGAAGAATTAGAAGAGTGCATCAGCAAAGAACAAAATGTAGAAAATCAGATTGAATTACGGGAATTAAAATGGATCATTGCAAAGTTCATAGAGGAACTGCCAAAAGAAAAAAGAATTTTATTTTTAAGAAGATACTGGTTTTTGCAATCGGTCTCAGAAATGGCGAGAGATTATGAAATAACTCCAAAGAATATGTCAGTCAAACTGTTAAGGATCAGAAAAGAGTTAAAAGAATATCTGAAAGAGGAGGGATTTGAAATATGAAAGACAATAAGGATGAGGAAAAAACATTATTTCAGGCAATCGATGCAGTGGATGATAAATTTTTGATGGAAACATTGAAAGATATGGAAAAGAGAAAGAACCAAAACCACAAACAGCAATTAAAATTTAAGCAAATGACACCAATGGTTAAAGCAGCAACGATTGCATTGATCTGTTTTCTGACCTTAGGAATAAGTGTTAGCGTGGCAGCAGCGACATCGAAAACATTTCGGCAGTGGATTCAAAAGACATTTATGTCACAGACGATATATAAAGTAACACAAACCAAAGATGTCAGTGATCATAAGAAAAACCACAAGATTGTGCTAAAAGATAACATGGAAATCAAACAAGGACACAACCAAAGCTTTATCTGTCAGTATCATTACGAAGGAAAATACGATGTCGAAGTGACAGACAAAGTATATACAATTGAAGGGAATCATTTAAAAGAATTAAAACCAGAGAAAAAATGGTTCCATGGAATTTATAATGGAAGGAAATTTTCATTTCAGTATGCAGTGATTCGTGGAGAAATTTATGTATACAATGTGAAAGGAAATATCAGTGATATTTTCTGGAAAGTATGGGATGAAGATACGATTTATGTTTCTTTATATCATATGAATAAAAAAGATGATATCATACAAAAAGAATGTATTGCAAAATTAAATCTTAAAACAGGAAAAGTAACAAAGATTACAGATGACACCAAAATCTGCAATATGGAGATGTCACCAGATGGGGAATGGATTTTGTTAAATTACAGAAGCAAAGGATATTGGAGTGCATTGAATCTTAAAACAGGAAAAGAAACCAAACAGCCAGGAATCAGTGGATATGCACACAATGAAGAAATTTGTTTTATTGGAAAAGACAAGATTGTAGCAATGGGAAATCCTGTCATGACAAAAAATTCTGAATACAACGTCTGGAATAAAATTAATCTAAAAACAGCCAAAGCGACAAAACAATGGGATGACCGCTCCAAAGAAGAACAATATTCAAATAACGAATGGTATGTATACAAAGAAAAGAAAGGAAAGTTACATTTAAAACATCTGGCATATGAAACATCCATTGATATTCCAGATGTCAAAACAGTACATATTATTGATGATGCTGGAGATTATGTTTTATTTGATGATGATCAAGGTAATGATTATTTGTGTAATCTAAGAAATAAGACATATAAGAAATTTATATTGCCAAAGAAATTTAGAGATGATACGCAAATGTATCTGGCAGGAAAAGAGAAGAAGATGCTGGTGCAACATGGAAAAGAAATATATTTGATCGATATTAGTGATATGTATAAAAACATCCAACCAAGGAAATAATACCACTATTATTTTCATAAAGAAGGATGTGACAAAAATTGAAAAATCGTTTATGCATTGAAAATGTTATCGGAAGGGAAGTTTTAGATTCCAGAGGAAATCCAACGGTAGAAGTCGATGTACTTTTAGAAAATGGAGCCTTGGGAAGAGCGATTGTCCCTTCTGGTGCTTCCACAGGAAAATATGAGGCGTTAGAGTTAAGAGACCGCGAAAAAAGATACCGTGGATTAGGTGTTGAAACAGCTGTTAATCATGTGAATCATAAGATTGCAGACCGCTTGACTGGCAAAAATGCACTCAATCAGATTGAGATCGATCAGATTATGTTAGAAGCAGATGGAACCCCAAACAAAGAAAGATTTGGGGCAAACGCAATCCTTGGAGCATCACTTGCAACTGCTAAGGCAGCCGCTTGTGGACTAGGTTTACCGTTATACCAGTATCTCGGAGGCAGCTTTGCATCCAAACTTCCGATACCAATGATGAACATATTAAATGGAGGAAAACACGCAGATAATACCGTTGATTTTCAGGAATTTATGATTGCACCAGTTGGTGCAGACTCTTTCAAAGATGCTTTGATGATGGGAACTGATGTTTATCATACATTAAAATACATTTTGAGGAGAAATCATTTAAATACAGGTGTTGGAGATGAAGGAGGTTTTGCCCCGAATCTGGAAAGCTCAGAACAGGCATTAGATCTTTTGGTGCAGGCAATTGAACAGGCAGGATATAAAACAAAAGAAGAAATAGCAATCGCTATGGATTGTGCTGCATCAGAAATCTATAATGAAGATGAGAAAGTTTATCATTTTATGGGAGAAAGCAGGATGGCAGGCAAGGAAGTAAGAAGAAATTCTGAAGAAATGGTGCAGTATTATGAAAAGCTTGTCGAAGATTATCCAATCTTTTCCATTGAAGATGGATTAAATGAAGAAGATATGCCAGGTTGGAAAGTATTGACCTACCGTCTTGGAGAGAAGATCCTGCTAGTTGGAGATGATTTATTTGTAACAAATGTTGCACGGCTAAGAGAAGGAATTAAGGAAAATATTGCAAACAGTATTTTGATCAAGCCAAATCAGATTGGAACATTGACAGAGACATTAGATGCCATTGAGACAGCTGCAAAATCAAACTACAAAACAATCATTTCTCATAGATCAGGGGAAAGCGAAGATACGACGATCGCAGATATTGCAGTTGCAACGAATGCAGGACTGATCAAAACAGGAGCACCTTGCAGATCTGATCGTACTGCAAAATACAATCGTTTATTACGTATTGAAGAAGAGCTTGGAAGCTTATCAAAATATGGCTGGTAAAAGGATAAAAATGTAAAAATTATGCAAAGTATTGTTGTTTTCCTTGCAAGTTTGATATGTATATGTTAGAATGAACCACAGTGAATGGAAATATATTAGGAGGCATATCGTGAAAACAGCATTAACTGTAATTTTTATTATAGCATCAATTTTATTAATCATATTAGTATTAATGCAAGAAGGAAAAGAGGCGGGATTAGGTTCTTTAACCGGTGCAGCAGATAGCGGAACATACTGGAGCAAGAACAAAGGTCGTTCTAAGGAAGGAACACTGATCAAAGTGACAACATTCTTTACGATCGTATTTTTCGTAACAGCAGCAATCCTTTGCTCAAGATTTATTTAGAGAAAAGATAAGCACTTCTTAAACTTGTTTTAAGAGGTGCTTTTTATGTCGAAGAGAATTTCCATAAAAAGATTAAGAAGATTTAAATATACAGGAGAACGTAATGACAGATAAACGATTTAACAGAAAGAAGAAAATTAAAGCGTTGATCAACGATCCGTATTATCAGCCAATGAAACAAAGAGAGATCGGATACCTGATGCAGGTAGCTCCAGAAGATCGTGACGAGTTTGTTGAGATTTTGAATGAACTGGTAGAAGAAGGATCGATTGAAGTAAGTAAACGTGGAAAATACATGCCGCCAAGTGTGAAGACGGTCAAAGGAACATTCAGTTGTACAAGCAAAGGTTTTGGGTTTGTGACTGTGGAAGGGGAAGATGACGATTATTACATTCATGAGAAGAACATGAATGGAGCTTTCCATGAAGATACGGTCTTAATGCAGGTATTGGACGATCATCCAACTTCTGGAAGAAGAAAAGAAGGAAAGATCATCAAGATTTTAGAGAGAGGAATCAAGACAGTGGTCGGAACTCTTCAGAAAAACCAGAACTTTGGGTTCGTGATTCCAGATAATTTAAGATTTGACAGTGATATTTTTGTATCCAAATCTCAGTGCAAGAATCTTACCAGCGGATTTAAAGTGATGGTAGAGATCACAGATTATGGAGATGCCAGAAGAAGTCCAGAAGGAAAGATCATTGAAGTTTTAGGACATAAAGATGATCCAAGAGTTGATATTTTATCAATTGTCAAAGCTTATGGAATCCCAACCCAGTTTGAAGATGATGTCAAACAGCAGGTTGATACGATTCCATCACAGATCAAAGCATCTGACTACAAAGACCGTATGGATATCAGAGACTGGCCAATGGTAACGATCGATGGAGAAGATGCGAAGGACTTAGATGATGCGATTACATTATCAAGAAAAGGAAAGAATTATTTACTTGGAGTACATATCGCGGATGTATCCGAATATGTAACAGAGTACTCTCCATTAGATAAAGAAGCGTTAAAACGAGGAACAAGTGTATATCTTGTAGACCGTGTGATTCCGATGCTTCCACATCAATTATCGAATGGAATCTGTTCCTTAAATCAGGGATGCGACAGACTGGCATTAAGTTGTATCATGGAAGTTGATCCAAGTGGAAAGGTTGTCGATCATCAGATCGCAGAGACATTGATCAACGTCGATCATCGTATGACATATACATCCGTAGCTAAAATCTTGGATGGGGATATGGAAGAACGTAACAAATATGAAGATTTTGTAGAAATGTTTGAGTTAATGAATGAATTATCCGACATTTTAAGACATCGTCGTCATGAAAGAGGAAGCATTGACTTTGACTTTCCAGAATCTAAGATCATCTTAGATGAAAAAGGCCGTCCAGTTGATGTTTATCCACAGGTGAGAAATGCAGCAACAAAGATTATAGAAGATTTTATGCTGTGTGCCAATGAAACGATTGCGGAAGAATTTTACTGGAGAGAGATTCCATTTTTGTATCGAATTCATGAGATTCCAGACCATGAGAAGATTGATAAGTTACAGGTATTTTTACAAAACTTTGGAATTTACTTAAAGAGCAGTCATGATGAGATTCATCCAAAAGAAGTACAGAAGTTACTGACAAAGATTGAAGGAACACCAGAAGAACCATTGATCAGCCGTTTGACATTAAGATCTATGAAACAGGCAAAATATTCTGCATACAGCTCTATGCATTTTGGATTGTCCACAAGATATTACTGCCATTTTACATCACCGATCCGAAGATATCCAGATCTTCAGATTCACAGGATCATCAAGGAAACTTTGCATAATAAATTTACAACAAGACGATTCAGTCATTACGATGCAATTTTGCCAAAAGTAGCAGAACAGTCATCTAAGATGGAACGCCGTGCAGAAGAAGTTGAGAGAGAAGTATGTAAGCTTAAGAAAGCGGAATACATGAGAAGAAGAATCGGAGAAGTACATGAAGGAATCATTTCCGGTGTGACAAACTGGGGAATCTATGTAGAACTTCCAAATACGATCGAAGGAATGGTTCATGTATCCATTCTTCCGGGAGACTATTATTACTATGATGAGAAGACCTATTCCATGGTAGGAGAAAGAACTGGAAGAACATTTAAATTAGGAGAGAAGGCGAAAATCCGTGTCAAAGATGTGGATATGATGCTTAAGAATATTGATTTTGAGTTAGTGGAGGATGAGGATTATGAGTAAAGCGAAGACGGATGGAATTAAACTCATAGCAAATAATAAAAAAGCAAGACATGATTATTTTGTAGAAGACAGTTTTGAAGCAGGGATCGTACTTCATGGAACTGAAGTAAAATCTTTAAGACAAGGACACTGCAGCATCAAAGAATCCTTTGTTGATATTGATAATGGGGAAGTGTTCATTCATCAGATGCATATCAGCCCTTATGAAAAAGGAAATATCTTCAACAAAGATCCACTTCGTACAAGAAAACTATTATTGCATAAATCGGAGATTTCCAAGATGATCGGACAGATCAATCAGAAGGGATATACATTGATTCCATTAAAAGTATACTTTAGTGGAAGTTTGGTGAAAGTTCAGATCGGATTATGCAAAGGTAAGAAACTCTACGACAAACGACAAGATATCTCAAAGAGAGATCAGTTAAGAGAAGCACAGAGAGACTTCAAAGTAAGAAACTTTGGATAATTTCAAGGAAGATTAAAGATTGTATAAGAAGTTATACAAAAAGACTTGACATCCTATATAAGAGACTATATAATATAATTTCGAGACTGGGAAGGCTCTCAGTCTCTAACCAAGCTTATTAATTCCGGGCTAGTAAAGGTTTCGACAGGGGTTATGAAGCTTGAGGAGCCATTGGGAGGGACCACCTTACGGTACAAACTTAAATATAAACGCAGATAATAAATTAGCGTACGCTGCCTAGTTTGCAGCAGTCAGCTCTAGATCACCTGTAGTCTGGAATCCTGGCTTCAAACATGCAGGACCCTTGACCGGTCAAGCTTTGTGCCGGTTAAAGTATTGATGAAGCTACTGAAGCTGTGATCCTGTTAGTCGGAGCACGGTAGAGGGAATGAAAGAAGACTGACTGTAATGGGAGAGCCTCATGTGAATTGGCTTTTGGACGCGGGTTCGATTCCCGCCTAGTCCATTCTTAAACCTCACGTTTTTACGTGGGTTTTTCTTTTTTCGTGTTGCATTCGTGTTGCAATATATTTTCAAAGTATGCATCAATCGTATCATCAACCTTGATTCGTTCGGATGAAAAGGTCTGCTGATATACAGGCACGTTCGATCTGACGGGAACGGATCTTTCGCTGATAAGCTTTATATTTCGGAGAATAAGTGATGATCAGATTTTCATCCATGTTCTCAGTGACAACAGGGATTTTTTTATATTGTAGAAATGAGAGATGAACTTGCTCCAGATGCGAACATCAGACATAGACCACTTTTATTAGAGAAAATTGATAAATATGTGACAGTGATCGGAGATGCATCGGAAGTTTCTACGATTACAAATGCTGTGTATGAAGGGTATCCTGTGGCGTTAGATATCTAGAGAAATAAAAACATATTTATAAGAAAAATCATAAAGGCATTGGATGTTTTTTAGAAATATCTGGTGCCTTTATTTTGTGCTATAATGAGAATAAAAATTGATAGAATAAAATGTAAGGGGAGAAAATAAGTGAAACGATGTAAAATTACTGCAATCCGTAAAACAGAATATAAAGACTTAATGGAAAAGTATGAAAATCCTATGGAGAATGCTTGCGATATAGAAGAGGGGCAAGTATTTATTGCAGAAGGATGGAAACGACCAGAAGGATTTTGTGAAAGTGCATGTGAGAGTATCTCTCCGTTTGTTATGACATTAGTTTATGGAGGCAGCGATATTTATGAAGGATGGATGAAAAATAAAAAATCAGCAATGATCAGCTGTAATGATGGATTCCGCCCGGTTAGTTTTTATATCGAAGTGTTGGAAGATGAAAGAAGCTAGAGTTTTATTTTAAGAAGGAATATGGTACTATTGATTATAAATATGGGGTGTAGATGTTAAATTAATATGGGACAGATTATAATACAACATTGAGAAACAAGGAAAGGCGGAGGCACTTATGGCAGAACAGATTAGAAGGACAAAATGAGATGGTGCGGCAATCCAGATTTGTAATTATGAGAATGTACAATAATTTTCATTTGACTTTTTCAAAAAATCAAAATATAATAAAAAACGAACGAGTAGCAAACGAGCGTAAATCCAGTTTTTGCTACTCGTTTTTCTATTTTTACAATCATAAAATGTCATTAAAAAGTGTGTAGCCAATCAGCGTAAGACCAGCTTATTCTGATGAACTACATTCTTTTTTTATGCAAAAAAGGAGGAAAAATTAAAAATGGCAGAAAGTAACAAGATGAAGGATATGCCAGTCAATAAGCTCATGATCCAGATGGGAATTCCAATGATCTTATCAATGGCATTGCAGGCAGTCTACAATATTGTAGATAGTGCTTTTGTAGGTAACATGAGAGCAGGAAGCGAGGCAGCCCTAAATGCCTTGACGCTTGTATTTCCAGTTCAGATGCTGATGGTTGCGGTAGGGATTGGAACAGGAGTAGGAACCAATGCACTTCTTGCAAGAACACTCGGACAGGGAAATCATAAAAAAGCAGGTAAGGTTGCTGGAAACAGTTTGTTTTTAGGCGGGATCATTTATGTGGTCTGTTTGCTCTTTGGAATCTTTGGAGTTAAAACATACATTTCATCACAGACGGTTGATCCGCAAGTAATCTCTATGGGAACAAGTTATCTTAGGATATGCTGTATCATTTCCATGGGAATCATTTTCTTTTCTCTATTTGAAAAGTTGTTACAGGCAACAGGGCGTTCGCTCTATTCAACAATCGGTCAGGTTGCGGGAGCAGTGGTAAATATCATCCTTGATCCGATCATGATCTATGGGATTGGACCTGTTCCAGAAATGGGGGTTCAAGGTGCAGCTTATGCAACAGTCATCGGACAGGTAGTGTCAACAGTGTTATTGTTTATCTTTCATATGAAATTAAACAAAGAATTTGAGCATGGAGCAAAGTATATGAAGCCAGATGCTGGAATTATCAAAGAAATATATGCAATCGGACTTCCGGCGATCATTGCACAGGCATTGATGTCAATTATGGTATATGTAATGAACCTTATTTTGAAGTTCAGTCCTTCCGCTCAGACAGCCTACGGATTGTTTTATAAAGTACAGCAGTTTGTTTTATTCTTAGCATTTGGACTAAGGGATGCGATTACACCGATCATAGCATTTGCTTATGGGATGGGAAGTAAAAAGAGGATAAAAGATGGAATCAAATATGGATTGATGTACACGAGCGTATTGATGATCTTTGGAATTTTGATCACAGAAATATTCCCAAGTTCTTTTGCAACATTATTTAATGCAGGAAGTTCCAGAGAATATTTTATCGGAGCAATGAGAATTATTTCAATTAGTTTTATTTTCGCAGGAATCAATGTAGCATATCAGGGAATATATCAAGCATTGGATGGTGGTATGGAATCACTGATTATTTCACTTCTCAGACAACTTGTGATCATATTACCTCTGGCAGGAATCTTTTCAATTTTTGTAAGAAAAGGACGAGCAGGAGTATCTTTGATCTGGTGGGCATTCCCAATTACAGAATTTGCAGCATGTCTGATCGGATTTGTCTTTTTAAAGAAAATCCAAAAAATAAAAGTAGAGCGATTAACACATTAAGGAGGAAGGTATTATGGCAAAAAGAATCATTACAATCAGTAGAGAATTTGGAAGCGGTGGACGATTTATCGGAGAAGAAGTAGCACAACAGCTTGGAATTGCTTATTATAGTGAAAATATTATAGATCAGATTGCGCAACAGTCAGGATTATCACCAGAATATATCGAAGAAAATGCAGAATTATCCCCAAAGAAAGGATTTTTTGCCTATGCATTTTCGGGTCGTGATATTACAGGGAAATCCGTGGACGATATGCTGTATGAGGCACAGAGAAAGGTAATCTTGGAAATTGCAGAAAAAGAACCATGCGTTATGATTGGGAGAAATACTGATTTTATACTGAAGGGTAGAGATGATGTGTTAAATGTGTTTATACATGGAGACATGCCAGAGAAGATCAAACGTATTTGCAAGTTATATAATGTTACAGAAGACGGGGCAGTAAAACTTATAAAGGATACAGATAAAAGACGAAGGACAAATTATAATTTCTATACAGAACAAAAATGGGGGATGGCAAGTAATTATACATTGTCATTAAACAGTTCGCAGTTGGGATATGCAAGGTGTGAGAAGATGATCATGGGTTGTGTGGATATTTGTTAGATTATAGGAATTTTTCTTATTATCTCATATAGGAAATATTTTTTGAATCTGATATACTAAAACTATAAGGAGGAATATAAAAATGGAATTTCAAACGATGGGAACAAAGTTATCAAAGTAAACAAGATGAAATTCATCAGATAGGAGAGTATCTGCAAAAGCAAGGAATAGAAAAAATAACGCTTATTGTCGCTTCATCAATTGGAGCAGATTTAGGACTCACATTTCTTTCTCAGATGAAAATTCCAATTGAGCATACTTTTTTGATGGAGGTCAATTTGCACAGATTTCAAGATGAGAATCATATGCATATGCAGATTCTTGATCCAAAAGGTTTTGCTAAGATGTTAGATTCTATCATCCGTACAGGAAAGTTGATGAGAATAGTTAGTGAACACTAATGAAAGGGAGAAAAGAAGAATGAATGAAAAAGCAAATTATGGAAACTGGGTACCTGAAAAAGCATTGTATATGTTATTTGGAGCAGTAATTGTTTTAGGTGTTATTGCGGTAGCAGTACAAGTAGCTTTAAGTGAAATGGTCATTGCAATCATAGTAGGCGTATTATGCATTTTGACTCTGGTAATGGCAATTTATATGCTGATCTGTCATGAAGCATTCGCATTTGGAAAAGGAAATATGATGGCAGGAGTACATGAACATCTGATTAAACATCTTGATTGGGATGGTGAAGGGAAACTTCTAGACATCGGATGCGGAGCAGCAGCACTTACTGTTCATTGCGCCAAAGCATTTCCAAAGGCACAGATCACAGCGATGGATCACTGGGGTGTGGAATGGAATTATGCAAAAGAGCAGTGCGAGAAAAATGCAAAGATTGAAGGAGTTGCAGAC
The sequence above is drawn from the Anaerostipes hadrus ATCC 29173 = JCM 17467 genome and encodes:
- a CDS encoding class I SAM-dependent methyltransferase, whose protein sequence is MNEKANYGNWVPEKALYMLFGAVIVLGVIAVAVQVALSEMVIAIIVGVLCILTLVMAIYMLICHEAFAFGKGNMMAGVHEHLIKHLDWDGEGKLLDIGCGAAALTVHCAKAFPKAQITAMDHWGVEWNYAKEQCEKNAKIEGVADHITFQKGDAAKLDFPDETFDAVVSNFVFHEVRTAKDKRDVVKEALRVLKKGGVFSFQDMFSQKALYGDMEEFVRILKEEGISEVHYIGNLEKKLDFIPGFVTTPWMISGMGIIYGKK
- a CDS encoding AAA family ATPase, yielding MAKRIITISREFGSGGRFIGEEVAQQLGIAYYSENIIDQIAQQSGLSPEYIEENAELSPKKGFFAYAFSGRDITGKSVDDMLYEAQRKVILEIAEKEPCVMIGRNTDFILKGRDDVLNVFIHGDMPEKIKRICKLYNVTEDGAVKLIKDTDKRRRTNYNFYTEQKWGMASNYTLSLNSSQLGYARCEKMIMGCVDIC